The proteins below come from a single Drosophila busckii strain San Diego stock center, stock number 13000-0081.31 chromosome X, ASM1175060v1, whole genome shotgun sequence genomic window:
- the LOC108605961 gene encoding uncharacterized protein LOC108605961, with protein sequence MTVKTIDINGLQIVYCLEFNEDEDLQFYCHDVKSDLSYSEVLPAASFMQRNRQLNKRVHFPTKAVRLSLSSATPVEATLSTIISEETDTEPTTVLNLKYRVEGAPAPLRWEWHMQSINNATFYRCALQDAVGVAINLNTMLELLLDVVKKKDLEIEQYRFEGAQLRRSTVATEPFDVDAFDTENRELVFAVAEFEQVARLLNFTSNGMPIINPEPIEGSPKLAEAAAKVLSPRNRKRKAMEGGLQHVERKVLQRRLMPQLEYKDGESQEDNLDDSEHAEDMNNEQLDNEVDNIVEVAYMEEEEDSDEAAAQLVVVDPAEGHNELDQIMEVIMRTEESTKKMLNEHK encoded by the exons ATGACTGTAAAGACCATAGATATAAATggcttgcaaattgtttattgcctGGAATTCAACGAGGATGAGGAtctgcaattttattgccatGACGTCAAAAGCGATTTAAGCTACAGCGAAGTGCTCCCAGCTGCATCCTTTATGCAGCGTAATCGC CAATTGAACAAACGTGTACATTTCCCGACCAAAGCAGTGCGTCTATCTTTATCCTCAGCCACGCCTGTGGAGGCTACATTGAGCACCATAATATCGGAGGAGACTGATACTGAGCCAACCACCGTGCTTAATCTCAAGTATCGCGTTGAAGGCGCACCAGCACCGCTTAGATGGGAATGGCATATGCAGAGCATAAACAATGCTACA ttttatcGCTGTGCTTTGCAAGATGCTGTGGGTGTTGCCATCAATTTAAATACCATGCTAGAACTATTGCTAGATGTGGTTAAAAAAAAGGATCTTGAAATTGAACAATATCGCTTTGAAGGCGCACAGCTGCGCAGAT CCACTGTGGCCACAGAGCCATTCGATGTTGATGCTTTCGATACTGAGAACAGAGAGCTTGTATTTGCTGTCGCAGAATTTGAGCAAGTGGCTCGATTGCTAAATTTCACATCAAATGGCATGCCCATTATAAATCCAGAGCCAATTGAGGGCTCACCAAAGTTAGCTGAGGCCGCGGCCAAAGTGCTCAGTCCACGGAACAG AAAACGCAAAGCCATGGAAGGTGGACTACAACATGTTGAACGCAAAGTGCTGCAGCGTCGCTTGATGCCTCAACTGGAGTACAAGGATGGCGAGAGTCAGGAGGATAACTTGGATGACAGTGAGCATGCTGAAGATATGAACAATGAGCAGCTGGACAATGAAGTTGACAATATCGTTGAGGTGGCATACATGGAAGAGGAAGAAGACTCCGAcgaagctgctgctcagctggtGGTTGTAGATCCGGCTGAAGGGCACAATGAATTGGATCAGATTATGGAAGTGATAATGCGCACCGAGGAGAGCACCAAGAAAATGCTGAATGAGCACAAATAG